In a single window of the Micromonospora sp. WMMD1155 genome:
- a CDS encoding YebC/PmpR family DNA-binding transcriptional regulator, giving the protein MSGHSKWATTKHKKAVIDAKRGKMFAKLIKNVEVAARTGGGDPSGNPTLFDAIQKAKKSSVPNDNIDRAVKRGSGLEAGGADWQTIMYEGYGPNGVAMLIECLTDNRNRAATEVRTALTRNGGSLADAGSVSYLFSRKGVVIVPKEGTSEDDVMMAVLDAGAEEVNDLGEAYEVVSEPTDLIAVRTALQDAGIEYESAESSLIPSMNIPLDEEGARKVFKLIDVLEDCDDVQNVYANFDVSDDVMAAVDA; this is encoded by the coding sequence ATGTCCGGCCACTCAAAGTGGGCGACGACCAAGCACAAGAAGGCCGTCATCGACGCCAAGCGCGGCAAGATGTTCGCCAAGCTGATCAAGAACGTCGAGGTGGCCGCACGGACCGGTGGTGGCGACCCCTCCGGTAACCCGACTCTCTTCGACGCGATCCAGAAGGCGAAGAAGAGCTCGGTGCCGAACGACAACATCGATCGCGCCGTCAAGCGCGGCTCCGGCCTGGAGGCCGGCGGCGCCGACTGGCAGACGATCATGTATGAGGGGTACGGCCCGAACGGCGTCGCGATGCTGATCGAGTGCCTCACCGACAACCGCAACCGGGCGGCGACCGAGGTGCGCACCGCGCTGACCCGCAACGGCGGCTCGCTGGCCGACGCCGGCTCGGTGTCGTACCTGTTCTCCCGCAAGGGCGTGGTGATCGTCCCCAAGGAGGGCACCAGCGAGGACGACGTGATGATGGCCGTCCTCGACGCCGGTGCCGAGGAGGTCAACGACCTCGGTGAGGCGTACGAGGTGGTGTCCGAGCCGACCGACCTGATCGCGGTCCGCACCGCCCTGCAGGACGCCGGCATCGAGTACGAGTCGGCCGAGTCCTCCCTCATCCCCAGCATGAACATTCCGCTGGACGAGGAGGGCGCGCGCAAGGTCTTCAAGCTGATCGACGTGCTGGAGGACTGCGACGACGTGCAGAACGTCTACGCGAACTTCGACGTCAGCGACGACGTGATGGCGGCCGTCGACGCCTGA
- the pdxT gene encoding pyridoxal 5'-phosphate synthase glutaminase subunit PdxT: MAVPVIGVLALQGDVREHVAALAAAGADARPVRRPAELDAVDGLVIPGGESTTISKLADIFEMREPIDKRIADGMPVYGSCAGMIMLATAVLDGRPDQRGFAGIDMTVRRNAFGRQVDSFEAPVEITGVPGEPFHAVFIRAPWVERVGAGVQVIGTVTGGPAADRVVAVRQGNLLATSFHPELTGDLRVHAYFVDLVRAA; the protein is encoded by the coding sequence ATGGCCGTACCCGTGATCGGTGTTCTCGCTCTTCAGGGTGACGTCCGTGAGCACGTGGCGGCGTTGGCCGCGGCGGGCGCGGACGCCCGCCCGGTGCGTCGTCCGGCGGAACTGGACGCGGTCGACGGCCTGGTGATTCCCGGGGGCGAGTCCACCACCATCAGCAAGCTCGCTGACATCTTCGAGATGCGCGAGCCGATCGACAAGCGGATCGCCGACGGCATGCCGGTCTACGGGTCCTGCGCCGGCATGATCATGTTGGCCACGGCGGTGCTGGACGGCCGACCCGACCAGCGCGGCTTCGCGGGCATCGACATGACCGTGCGGCGCAACGCGTTCGGTCGGCAGGTCGACTCGTTCGAGGCCCCGGTGGAGATCACCGGGGTGCCGGGGGAGCCGTTCCACGCGGTCTTCATCCGAGCGCCCTGGGTCGAAAGGGTCGGTGCCGGTGTCCAGGTCATCGGAACGGTGACCGGTGGCCCGGCCGCCGACCGGGTCGTGGCGGTCCGGCAGGGCAACCTGCTGGCCACCTCGTTCCACCCGGAGTTGACCGGTGACCTGCGGGTGCACGCGTACTTCGTGGATCTGGTGCGGGCCGCCTGA
- the pdxS gene encoding pyridoxal 5'-phosphate synthase lyase subunit PdxS has product MPENTASNTGTAPVVGSARVKRGMAEMLKGGVIMDVVNAEQAKIAEDAGAVAVMALERVPADIRAQGGVSRMSDPDMIDGIIEAVSIPVMAKARIGHFVEAQILQSLGVDYVDESEVLTPADYANHIDKWAFTVPFVCGATNLGEALRRITEGAAMIRSKGEAGTGDVSNATTHMRRIRQEIRRLSSLPADELYVAAKELQAPYELVKEVAESGKLPVVLFTAGGIATPADAAMMMQLGAEGVFVGSGIFKAGNPAQRAAAIVKATTFHDDPDVLAKVSRGLGEAMVGINVDEIPQPHRLAERGW; this is encoded by the coding sequence GTGCCCGAAAACACCGCCTCGAACACCGGTACCGCCCCCGTCGTCGGCTCGGCCCGCGTGAAGCGTGGCATGGCCGAGATGCTGAAGGGCGGCGTGATCATGGATGTGGTCAACGCCGAGCAGGCCAAGATCGCCGAGGACGCCGGCGCCGTCGCGGTGATGGCCCTGGAGCGGGTGCCCGCCGACATCCGCGCGCAGGGCGGGGTGTCCCGGATGAGCGACCCCGACATGATCGACGGGATCATCGAGGCGGTGTCCATCCCGGTGATGGCCAAGGCCCGCATCGGCCACTTCGTGGAGGCGCAGATCCTCCAGTCGCTCGGCGTGGACTACGTCGACGAGTCCGAGGTGCTGACCCCGGCCGACTACGCCAACCACATCGACAAGTGGGCCTTCACGGTGCCCTTCGTCTGTGGCGCGACCAACCTCGGAGAGGCGCTGCGCCGGATCACCGAGGGTGCGGCCATGATCCGCTCCAAGGGTGAGGCCGGCACCGGTGACGTCTCCAACGCCACCACCCACATGCGAAGGATCCGCCAGGAGATCCGTCGGCTGTCCTCGTTGCCGGCCGACGAGCTGTACGTCGCCGCCAAGGAGTTGCAGGCCCCGTACGAGCTGGTCAAGGAGGTCGCCGAGAGCGGCAAGCTGCCGGTGGTGCTGTTCACCGCCGGTGGGATCGCCACCCCGGCCGACGCCGCGATGATGATGCAGCTCGGTGCGGAGGGTGTCTTCGTCGGCTCCGGCATCTTCAAGGCCGGCAACCCGGCCCAGCGGGCCGCCGCGATCGTCAAGGCCACCACCTTCCACGACGACCCGGACGTGCTGGCGAAGGTCTCCCGTGGCCTCGGCGAGGCCATGGTCGGCATCAACGTCGACGAGATCCCGCAGCCGCACCGCCTGGCCGAGCGGGGCTGGTGA
- a CDS encoding glycosyltransferase family 4 protein produces MRIGIVCPYSFDVPGGVQNHVMDLAEALIALGHEVSVLAPADEDSPLPPYVVSAGRAVPLPYNGSVARIAFGPVSTARVRRWITNGDFDVLHVHEPLTLSLSLLAVLSARGPVVATFHTAMTRSRVLAAAQGVLQIVLERITARIAVSALARKVQVEHMDGGAVEIPNGVAVAKFADAEPLPGWPGECAPGTGGTLGFLGRFTEARKGFPVLRDAFVALAPTRPGLRLLVAGPGDPDDLYDQFPAELHERVTFLGLVTEPDKARMLRSVHLYVAPNTGGESFGMILTEALAAGTTVVASDLDAFRRVLDGGRAGRLFPTGDPAGLRDAVTELLDDPAGRATLTACGDQVVANFDWPVVARRVLEVYAAAIEATDGRVIDQEWVGLG; encoded by the coding sequence ATGCGGATCGGCATCGTGTGCCCGTACTCCTTCGACGTGCCCGGCGGTGTGCAGAACCACGTGATGGACCTCGCGGAGGCGCTGATCGCGCTCGGTCACGAGGTCAGCGTGCTCGCCCCGGCCGACGAGGATTCGCCGCTGCCGCCGTACGTGGTGTCCGCGGGCCGTGCGGTGCCGCTTCCGTACAACGGCTCGGTGGCCCGGATCGCGTTCGGCCCGGTCTCGACCGCTCGGGTCCGTCGGTGGATCACCAACGGTGACTTCGACGTGCTGCACGTGCACGAGCCGCTCACGCTGAGCCTGTCGCTGCTGGCCGTGCTCTCCGCTCGGGGTCCGGTGGTGGCCACGTTCCACACCGCGATGACCCGTTCGCGGGTGTTGGCGGCGGCGCAGGGTGTGCTCCAGATCGTGTTGGAACGGATCACCGCCCGGATCGCGGTCAGCGCGCTGGCCCGCAAGGTGCAGGTGGAGCACATGGACGGCGGCGCGGTGGAGATCCCCAACGGGGTGGCGGTGGCCAAGTTCGCCGACGCCGAGCCGTTGCCGGGCTGGCCGGGGGAGTGTGCCCCGGGCACCGGCGGCACGCTCGGCTTCCTGGGCCGGTTCACCGAGGCGCGCAAGGGCTTCCCGGTGCTGCGTGACGCGTTCGTGGCGCTGGCACCCACCCGGCCCGGGTTGCGGTTGCTCGTCGCCGGCCCGGGTGACCCGGACGACCTGTACGACCAGTTCCCGGCCGAGCTGCACGAGCGCGTCACGTTCCTCGGCCTGGTCACCGAACCGGACAAGGCACGCATGCTGCGCAGTGTTCACCTCTACGTGGCGCCGAACACCGGTGGCGAGTCGTTCGGCATGATCCTCACCGAGGCGTTGGCCGCGGGTACGACGGTCGTCGCCAGCGACCTGGACGCGTTCCGGCGGGTGCTCGACGGTGGGCGCGCGGGCCGGCTCTTCCCCACCGGCGACCCGGCGGGGCTGCGCGACGCGGTGACCGAGCTGTTGGACGATCCCGCCGGGCGGGCCACGCTGACCGCCTGCGGGGATCAGGTCGTGGCGAATTTCGACTGGCCGGTGGTTGCCCGCCGTGTTCTGGAGGTATACGCAGCGGCGATCGAGGCAACCGACGGGCGGGTCATCGACCAGGAATGGGTGGGGCTGGGCTGA
- a CDS encoding phosphatidylinositol mannoside acyltransferase, protein MNLTELGYVAGWRVVRALPRPLVAAVFQAGADRAHRRGGGGTDRLRANLRRVVGPELPDAELDDLVKRGLRSYARYWMEAFRLPSLSRTQILSGFRLDGAELLAADVAAGRGAVVALPHAGNWDAAGAWVAATGWPITTVMERLKPEGVYERFIAFRESLGMEILPTHGGPRPAFEVLLDRVRAGAVVPLLADRDLSARGVEVDFFDGKTRMPAGPALLALHTGAPLYVASMWYETDAACASLAGPLPVPGPEAGPLDQRVRSLTQLIADRLAAGIARHPEDWHMLQRMWLDQRRAGDGTVLPSSASGPA, encoded by the coding sequence GTGAACCTCACCGAGCTGGGCTACGTCGCCGGCTGGCGGGTGGTCCGCGCGCTACCCCGGCCGCTGGTGGCGGCGGTGTTCCAGGCGGGCGCCGACCGCGCCCACCGCCGTGGCGGCGGGGGTACGGACCGACTGCGCGCGAACCTGCGCCGGGTGGTCGGGCCGGAGCTGCCCGACGCCGAGCTGGACGATCTCGTCAAGCGTGGGTTGCGCTCCTACGCCCGGTACTGGATGGAGGCGTTCCGGCTGCCGTCGTTGAGCCGGACGCAGATCCTGTCCGGCTTCCGGCTCGACGGCGCGGAGCTGCTCGCCGCCGACGTGGCCGCGGGCCGGGGCGCCGTGGTGGCGTTGCCGCACGCCGGCAACTGGGACGCCGCGGGGGCCTGGGTGGCGGCCACCGGTTGGCCGATCACCACGGTCATGGAGCGACTCAAGCCGGAGGGCGTCTACGAGCGTTTCATCGCCTTCCGGGAGAGCCTGGGGATGGAGATCCTGCCGACCCACGGCGGACCGCGCCCGGCGTTCGAGGTGCTGCTGGACCGGGTACGCGCCGGTGCCGTGGTGCCGCTGCTGGCCGACCGGGACCTCTCCGCCCGTGGCGTGGAGGTGGACTTCTTCGACGGGAAGACCCGGATGCCGGCCGGGCCCGCACTGCTCGCGTTGCACACCGGAGCGCCGCTCTACGTGGCCTCGATGTGGTACGAAACGGACGCGGCCTGCGCGTCGCTCGCCGGCCCGCTGCCGGTGCCGGGGCCCGAGGCGGGGCCCCTGGACCAGCGGGTCCGATCGCTGACCCAGCTGATCGCCGACCGTCTGGCGGCGGGTATCGCCCGGCATCCGGAAGACTGGCACATGTTGCAGCGGATGTGGCTGGACCAGCGGAGGGCGGGGGACGGCACGGTGCTGCCCTCGTCGGCCTCCGGTCCGGCCTAG
- the pgsA gene encoding phosphatidylinositol phosphate synthase → MAKIFQVSARAGMTRVVEPIARALLRAGVTPNAVTVTGTVGVLVGALGFGARGHLVAGALIVTLFALTDLLDGTMARMSGGSTRFGAFLDSSMDRVADSAVFGAVAYWLATEGNHSGVTAALVCLAAGSLVSYVKARAEGLGMTCNVGIAERTERLLIVGVGGILTGVGVEPALEIALWLLAAVSIFTVGQRMTHVYRQARQLQPDGQA, encoded by the coding sequence ATGGCGAAGATCTTCCAAGTGTCGGCCCGCGCGGGGATGACCCGCGTCGTCGAGCCGATTGCCCGTGCCCTTCTGCGCGCGGGCGTCACCCCCAATGCCGTCACCGTCACGGGCACCGTCGGTGTGCTCGTCGGCGCGCTCGGCTTCGGTGCGCGCGGCCACCTGGTCGCGGGCGCGTTGATCGTGACTCTGTTCGCGTTGACCGATCTGCTCGACGGGACGATGGCCCGGATGAGCGGCGGCTCCACCCGGTTCGGCGCGTTCCTCGATTCGAGCATGGACCGGGTCGCCGACAGCGCCGTCTTCGGCGCGGTCGCGTACTGGCTGGCCACCGAGGGCAACCACTCGGGGGTCACCGCCGCGCTGGTCTGCCTGGCCGCCGGGAGCCTGGTCTCCTACGTGAAGGCACGCGCCGAAGGGCTCGGCATGACCTGCAACGTGGGCATCGCCGAGCGCACCGAGCGGCTGCTGATCGTCGGCGTCGGCGGCATCCTCACCGGTGTCGGTGTGGAGCCGGCGCTGGAGATCGCGCTCTGGCTGCTCGCCGCAGTGTCGATCTTCACGGTGGGGCAGCGGATGACGCACGTCTACCGCCAGGCCCGGCAGCTCCAGCCGGACGGCCAGGCGTGA
- a CDS encoding elongation factor G-like protein EF-G2 gives MAQKNQEKGSTGGAPVMTRPERVRNVVLVGHSGAGKTTLVEALLAATGTIGRAGSVVDGTTVGDHDPAAVRQQRSVSLSCAPLLHDGIKVNLLDTPGYADFVGELRAGLRAADAALFVVSAAGGMDAATVALWEECAAVDMPRAVAVARLDQPRADVDETVALCQRLFGDNVMPLYLPMLGDDGVSTEGLLGLITRRVFDYSAGLPADVRAPDPEHQRAIDESRDELIEGIIAESEDETLMDRYLDGEEISDEVLIEDLEKAVARGHFYPVVPVCAQTGVGLDVLLEVLTAAFPSPLEHELPAVTGVDGSPRPPLTCDPAGPLVAEVVKTTVDRHVGRVSLVRVFSGTLRPDQTVHVSGHGMAERGHPDHDADERVGHIYTPLGATLREVPLCAAGDICAITKSGSAETGDTISAKTDPLLIAPWEMPEPLLPVAIVAHSRADEDALARNLARLVAGDPTLRLERNPETHQLVLWCMGEAHADVVLDRLRAGGVELDTEPVKVSLRETLTVPARGHGRHVKQSGGHGQYAVCDIEVEPLPRGGGFEFVDRVVGGAVPHNYIPSVEKGIRAQLERGLVAGHPVVDLRVTLVDGKAHSVDSSDAAFQTAGALALRDAAERAQPALLEPIDEVTIRVPDGSVGTVMGDLSGRRGRVLGTEPDPDAEGRTLVRAEVPASELLRYAVELRSMTAGTGTFRRHFVRHDPMPAHLADQIRKEQTP, from the coding sequence ATGGCGCAGAAAAATCAGGAGAAGGGTTCCACCGGCGGCGCGCCGGTCATGACCCGACCCGAGCGGGTCCGCAACGTGGTGCTCGTCGGGCATTCCGGAGCGGGCAAGACGACACTCGTCGAGGCCCTGCTCGCGGCGACGGGCACGATCGGCCGGGCCGGCTCCGTGGTCGACGGCACCACCGTGGGCGACCACGACCCCGCCGCGGTACGCCAACAACGCTCGGTCAGCCTGTCCTGCGCACCACTGCTGCACGACGGCATCAAGGTCAACCTGCTGGACACCCCGGGGTACGCCGACTTCGTCGGCGAGCTGCGCGCCGGGCTGCGGGCCGCCGACGCCGCGCTCTTCGTCGTCTCGGCCGCGGGCGGCATGGACGCCGCAACCGTCGCCCTGTGGGAGGAGTGCGCGGCGGTCGACATGCCCCGCGCGGTCGCGGTGGCCCGACTGGACCAGCCCCGCGCCGACGTCGACGAGACGGTGGCGCTCTGCCAACGCCTCTTCGGTGACAACGTGATGCCGCTCTACCTGCCGATGCTCGGCGACGACGGCGTGTCCACCGAGGGTCTGCTCGGCCTGATCACCCGCCGGGTCTTCGACTACAGCGCCGGGCTGCCCGCCGACGTCCGCGCCCCCGACCCGGAACACCAGCGGGCCATCGACGAGTCCCGCGACGAGCTGATCGAGGGGATCATCGCCGAGAGCGAGGACGAGACCCTCATGGACCGCTACCTCGACGGCGAGGAGATCAGCGACGAGGTGCTCATCGAGGACCTGGAGAAGGCCGTCGCCCGAGGTCACTTCTACCCGGTGGTGCCGGTCTGCGCCCAGACCGGCGTCGGGTTGGACGTGCTGCTGGAGGTGCTGACCGCCGCGTTCCCCTCGCCGCTGGAGCACGAGCTGCCGGCGGTGACCGGCGTGGACGGGTCACCGCGTCCGCCGTTGACGTGCGACCCGGCCGGGCCGCTCGTCGCGGAGGTCGTCAAGACCACCGTCGACCGCCACGTCGGCCGGGTCTCGCTGGTCCGGGTCTTCTCCGGCACGCTGCGACCCGACCAGACGGTGCACGTCTCCGGGCACGGCATGGCCGAACGCGGGCATCCCGACCACGACGCCGACGAGCGGGTCGGGCACATCTACACCCCGCTGGGCGCCACCCTTCGCGAGGTGCCGCTCTGCGCGGCGGGCGACATCTGCGCGATCACCAAGTCGGGCAGCGCCGAGACCGGCGACACCATCTCGGCCAAGACCGACCCGCTGCTGATCGCCCCCTGGGAGATGCCGGAACCGCTGCTGCCGGTGGCGATCGTCGCCCACAGCCGCGCCGACGAGGACGCCCTGGCCCGCAACCTGGCCCGCCTGGTCGCGGGCGACCCCACGCTGCGGTTGGAGCGCAACCCGGAGACCCACCAGTTGGTCCTCTGGTGCATGGGCGAGGCACACGCCGACGTGGTGCTCGACCGGCTCCGCGCCGGAGGCGTCGAGCTGGACACCGAGCCGGTCAAGGTGTCGCTGCGCGAGACGCTGACGGTGCCCGCGCGGGGGCACGGCCGGCACGTCAAGCAGTCCGGTGGCCACGGCCAGTACGCGGTCTGCGACATCGAGGTCGAGCCACTGCCCCGGGGCGGCGGCTTCGAGTTCGTCGACCGGGTCGTCGGCGGGGCGGTGCCGCACAACTACATCCCCTCCGTGGAGAAGGGCATCCGCGCCCAGCTCGAACGCGGCCTCGTCGCCGGTCACCCGGTGGTGGACCTGCGGGTGACCCTGGTCGACGGCAAGGCGCACAGCGTCGACTCCTCCGACGCGGCCTTCCAGACCGCCGGCGCGCTGGCCCTGCGCGACGCCGCCGAGCGGGCCCAGCCGGCACTGTTGGAGCCGATCGACGAGGTCACCATCCGGGTGCCCGACGGTTCGGTGGGCACGGTGATGGGCGACCTCTCCGGCCGACGGGGCCGGGTGCTCGGCACCGAACCGGACCCGGACGCCGAGGGCCGTACCCTCGTCCGCGCCGAGGTGCCGGCCAGCGAACTGCTGCGCTACGCCGTCGAGCTGCGCTCGATGACGGCCGGCACCGGCACCTTCCGCCGTCACTTCGTCCGCCACGACCCGATGCCCGCCCACCTGGCCGACCAGATCCGCAAGGAACAAACCCCCTGA
- a CDS encoding aldo/keto reductase: protein MAVTTRTLGRSGIEVSALGMGCWVIGGPWAEGTQPLGWGAVDDDESVRTVRRALDLGVTLFDTADTYGAGHSERVLGRALAGRRDEAVIATKWGYTFDEASRQATGEDASPAYLRRAVTDSLRRLGTDRIDLYQLHLADLSVPRAQALIGGCEELVAEGLVRAYGWSTDRADRATAFGHAAAGATAVQHTLSVLRDAPELLAVCDKYDLASVNRGPLGMGLLTGKYTAGSTLPHDDVRGLAPGWLEWFRGGRPAPEWLRRVGAVRAALTADGRTLAQGALGWIWARSGRTIPIPGCRTVAQIEENAAALHRGPLPADQFVEVERQLAALRTAALRDADRPHWPPPTHPTVHP, encoded by the coding sequence ATGGCAGTCACGACACGGACGTTGGGACGCAGCGGCATCGAGGTCAGCGCCCTCGGCATGGGGTGCTGGGTGATCGGCGGCCCGTGGGCCGAGGGCACCCAACCGCTGGGCTGGGGTGCGGTCGACGACGACGAGTCGGTGCGTACGGTCCGCCGCGCGCTCGACCTGGGCGTCACCCTCTTCGACACCGCCGACACGTACGGCGCCGGGCACAGCGAGCGGGTCCTCGGCCGGGCGCTGGCCGGTCGCCGGGACGAGGCCGTGATCGCCACCAAGTGGGGTTACACCTTCGACGAGGCGAGCCGACAGGCCACCGGAGAGGACGCGTCGCCCGCGTACCTGCGGAGGGCCGTGACCGACTCGCTGCGCCGGTTGGGCACCGACCGGATCGACCTCTACCAGCTGCACCTCGCCGACCTGTCGGTGCCCCGCGCGCAGGCGCTGATCGGCGGTTGCGAGGAACTGGTCGCCGAGGGCCTGGTCCGGGCGTACGGGTGGAGCACCGACCGTGCCGACCGCGCCACCGCGTTCGGGCACGCCGCCGCCGGCGCCACCGCCGTGCAGCACACCCTGTCCGTGCTGCGGGACGCCCCCGAACTGCTCGCCGTCTGCGACAAGTACGACCTGGCCAGCGTCAACCGGGGCCCGCTGGGCATGGGGCTGCTCACCGGCAAGTACACGGCCGGGTCGACCCTGCCGCACGACGACGTACGCGGGCTGGCCCCCGGGTGGTTGGAGTGGTTCCGTGGTGGTCGGCCCGCGCCGGAGTGGCTGCGTCGGGTCGGCGCGGTCCGGGCGGCGCTCACCGCCGACGGGCGCACCCTCGCCCAGGGAGCGCTGGGCTGGATCTGGGCCCGCAGTGGCCGCACCATCCCGATCCCCGGTTGCCGTACGGTCGCCCAGATCGAGGAGAACGCCGCCGCGCTACACCGGGGCCCGCTGCCGGCGGACCAGTTCGTCGAGGTGGAACGCCAGTTGGCGGCGCTGCGCACGGCGGCGCTACGCGACGCCGACCGCCCGCACTGGCCCCCGCCCACCCACCCCACCGTCCATCCCTGA
- a CDS encoding HIT domain-containing protein: protein MADGLERLWTPHRMTYISGEDRPAEGYEKPTGCPFCRGPELPPEESLVVARGEHVFVVLNLYPYNPGHLLVCPYRHVADYTDLDVPETTELASYTQTAMRVIRKVSNAHGFNLGMNQGGVAGAGIAAHLHQHVVPRWGGDANFMPVIGRTKVLPQLLHDTRDLLARAWPS, encoded by the coding sequence ATGGCGGACGGCCTGGAGCGGCTCTGGACGCCACACCGGATGACCTACATCTCCGGCGAGGACCGCCCGGCCGAGGGCTACGAGAAGCCGACCGGTTGTCCGTTCTGCCGGGGCCCCGAGCTGCCGCCGGAGGAGAGCCTGGTGGTGGCCCGCGGCGAGCACGTCTTCGTGGTGCTCAACCTCTATCCGTACAATCCAGGGCATCTGCTGGTCTGCCCCTACCGGCACGTCGCCGACTACACCGACCTGGACGTGCCGGAGACCACCGAGCTGGCGTCGTACACGCAGACCGCGATGCGGGTGATCCGCAAGGTGAGCAACGCCCACGGCTTCAACCTGGGCATGAACCAGGGCGGGGTGGCCGGTGCGGGCATCGCCGCACATCTGCACCAGCACGTGGTCCCGCGCTGGGGCGGCGACGCGAACTTCATGCCGGTGATCGGCCGCACCAAGGTCCTGCCGCAACTGCTGCACGACACCCGCGACCTGCTGGCCCGCGCCTGGCCGTCCTGA
- a CDS encoding D-Ala-D-Ala carboxypeptidase family metallohydrolase yields MIRRLGRLLAALALTAATTVAGITLTAGAAQADGCYTWGRTLSQGASGEDVRQLQIRVAGYPGYGAVLGLDGAFGPATRSAVIRFQQAYGLPADGIAGPQTYNRLYALQDDDCTPANFSYAELNKCNSDWSGGAVSASTARANALVSMWKLQAMRHALGDVSIVISSSFRSYACNSAVGGASNSRHLYGDGVDLVGSPSFCRLAQQARYHGFGQILGPGYPDHNDHTHVAAVGGWSAPNCGI; encoded by the coding sequence ATGATCCGACGGCTCGGCCGGCTCCTCGCGGCACTCGCCCTGACCGCCGCCACCACAGTGGCCGGCATCACCCTCACCGCCGGCGCCGCCCAGGCGGACGGCTGCTACACCTGGGGCCGGACCCTGTCCCAGGGGGCATCCGGTGAGGACGTCCGGCAACTCCAGATCCGCGTCGCCGGCTACCCCGGCTACGGCGCGGTGCTCGGCCTCGACGGCGCGTTCGGCCCGGCCACCCGGTCGGCGGTGATCCGCTTTCAGCAGGCGTACGGGCTGCCCGCGGACGGGATCGCCGGGCCGCAGACGTACAACCGGCTCTACGCCCTCCAGGACGACGACTGCACACCGGCCAACTTCAGCTACGCCGAGCTGAACAAGTGCAACAGCGACTGGTCCGGTGGCGCGGTCTCGGCGAGCACCGCCCGCGCCAACGCGCTCGTCTCGATGTGGAAGCTCCAGGCCATGCGGCACGCCCTCGGTGACGTGTCGATCGTGATCAGCAGCAGCTTCCGCAGCTACGCCTGCAACAGCGCGGTCGGCGGCGCGTCGAACAGCCGACACCTGTACGGCGACGGGGTCGACCTGGTCGGGTCACCGTCGTTCTGCCGACTGGCCCAGCAGGCCCGCTACCACGGCTTCGGCCAGATCCTCGGCCCCGGCTACCCGGACCACAACGACCACACGCACGTCGCGGCGGTAGGCGGCTGGTCGGCGCCGAACTGCGGCATCTGA